One window of the Trifolium pratense cultivar HEN17-A07 linkage group LG2, ARS_RC_1.1, whole genome shotgun sequence genome contains the following:
- the LOC123910147 gene encoding uncharacterized protein LOC123910147: MDLLENPSSLKQNRMEISIWVAKFMLMSIGIISILVLLKVAIIPYTFDLVLSTLPQLWFSIRRWLTVPFLYIIVNFIIVTIVASSSFSDPKQATTTTILETTTDPIELQNQTNEPHEEKEKEVEEVFEEVSEEQEQEKKVVEVKDSELFFNKFITDPSPEEQENCSKDYYLTDSDDKVKDFGLFCNKFITDPSPEKCRNDYTLPDSGDDDSLEATWKAIMEGQEKTMKPHLQKSDTWTARIVKAEPFRNNGGFGGDDDDDPVAWAQRELKKSETFNDRSSLKREKSISPEELNKRAEAFIKKFNNQMKLQRLESYQRFMELVNRGV, from the coding sequence atggATCTTTTAGAAAACCCATCTTCTCTAAAACAAAACAGAATGGAAATATCTATATGGGTTGCAAAATTCATGCTTATGTCAATTGGGATTATCTCAATTCTTGTTTTGTTGAAAGTTGCAATAATTCCATACACATTTGATCTTGTTCTATCAACTCTTCCTCAACTTTGGTTCTCAATAAGAAGATGGTTAACAGTTCCTTTTCTTTACATCATTGTTAACTTCATCATAGTCACCATTGTAGCTTCTTCAAGCTTTTCTGATCCCAAACAGGCAACCACAACCACCATTTTAGAAACTACCACTGACCCAATTGAGTtacaaaaccaaaccaatgaaccacatgaagaaaaagaaaaagaggttGAAGAAGTGTTTGAAGAAGTTtcagaagaacaagaacaagagaaaaagGTTGTTGAAGTTAAAGACTCTGAATTGTTCTTCAACAAATTCATCACTGACCCATCACCAGAAGAACAGGAAAATTGCAGTAAAGACTATTACTTGACAGATTctgatgataaagttaaagacTTTGGATTGTTTTGCAACAAATTCATCACTGACCCATCACCAGAAAAATGCAGAAACGATTATACCTTGCCGGATTCCGGCGATGATGACAGTTTAGAAGCGACATGGAAGGCTATAATGGAAGGACAAGAGAAAACAATGAAGCCACATCTTCAGAAAAGTGACACTTGGACTGCAAGGATTGTGAAAGCAGAACCATTTCGTAACAATGGTGGTTttggtggtgatgatgatgatgacccTGTTGCTTGGGCTCAAAGGGAACTGAAAAAGTCAGAAACTTTCAATGATAGATCAtcattgaaaagagaaaaatcaaTAAGTCCTGAGGAATTGAATAAAAGGGCTGAAGCATTTATTAAGAagtttaataatcaaatgaagtTGCAGAGACTTGAATCTTATCAACGTTTTATGGAGTTGGTCAACCGTGGTGTTTGA